TGTTTGCCGAATGCTGCGTCGCCGCCTGTCATGGCAACCAGTACACCGATTTTGCCCATGCCAGGCGCCGCCGCGTTGTGCACGTAGGACACAACCACGTCGCCATCGATCGTGGACATGCGGCGCACCGACATGTTTTCCCCGATGACTGCAACCGCGTCCGTCACGGTTTGCTCGACGGTCTTGCCATTCATGTCCGCCGCTTTGAGTGCGTCAACGTCATTTGCCGACAGTGCGACATCCGCAATGCCCGCGACCATCTTTTGGAAATCCGCGTTTTTACCGACGAAGTCAGTTTCTGAGTTGACTTCGACCGCCACGCCGTGACCGCCCTCGACCTTGACCGCAACCAGACCTTCTGCTGCTGTACGGCCAGATTTCTTGGCGGCCTTGGCAAGGCCCTTGGTGCGCAGCCAATCCACCGCCGCTTCCATGTCGCCATCGTTTTCGGTCAACGCTTTTTTCGCGTCCATCATGCCCGCGCCGGTCGTGTCGCGCAGTTCTTTGACCATAGATGCTGTAACTGCCATCTGAGGTTCTCCTTTGGGAATCGTCAGGCCAGAAGCCCGCTATAAATCGTGAAGTTTGGGGCAGGTTGTCCCTGCCCCGCGTGTCATGGGTATGACGCCGCTTACGCTTGTGCCTCGGCGGCGGGCGCTTCTGCGGCTTCTTCCGCTGGCGCTTCTGCCACAGCTTCTTCGACAGGTGCTTCTTCCATCGCGCCGAGATCAACGCCTGCTGCACCCAATTGCGCGCTCATGCCGTCCAGCGCTGCACGGGCTGCGAGATCGCAATAAAGCGTGATCGCACGAGCCGCGTCGTCATTACCGGGGATAATGTAGTCAATGCCGTCTGGTGGGCAGTTGGTATCCACAACAGCAACAACCGGAATACCCAGTTTGTTGGCTTCTGCAATCGCCAGCGCTTCTTTTTTTACATCGATCACAAAGATCAGGTCTGGGCGACCGCCCATTTCACGAATGCCGCCCAAGGACGCTTCGAGTTTGCCCTGATCGCGCTCCATACCAAGACGCTCTTTCTTGGTCAGGCCGGCAAAACCGTTCTCGGATTGCTCGTCGATGTTTTTCAGGCGGTTGATCGATTTGGAAACCGTTTGCCAGTTGGTCAGCGTGCCGCCAAGCCAACGGTGGTTCATGTAATACTGTGCGCATTTCTCTGCGGCATCCGCAATCGGCTGTTGTGCCTGACGCTTGGTGCCCACAAAAAGAATGCTGCCGCCTTTGGCGACGGTGTCACGGATGGCTTGCAACGCCTGGTCCAGCATTGGAACGGTTTGCGTGAGATCCATGATGTGGATGCCGTTACGTGCGCCGTAAATGAACGGACCCATACGGGGGTTCCAACGCTGCGTTTGGTGGCCGAAGTGTACGCCTGCTTCAAGCAATTGGCGCATGGTGAACTCTGGAAGAGCCATGGTAGTCTACCTTTCCGGTTTTATCCTCGGCGGGGGCATGACACCGTTTGGGGCCAACCGGAGGACCGTTAAGGATGTCTCCCTCAACAAGCCCAAACCCCGCCTGCGGGTTTCAGTGCGCGCCGTATAGGCCAGCCTGCCGTCCATCGCAAGTCCATAACGTCGCGTTTTTTGTCCTATAAGTGATCGCAAAATCAGACCCCAACGCTTGTCTCTTTGGGAAATCGCGTTTTAACTATCGCCAAACCGCCCCGCAGAGGGCGCGACATCAATGTTGAAAACCGGGAGTAACCATGAATTTTGCCTTGAAATCCGCCGCAGTGGCGCTTGCCTTGCTGATCCCAAGCCTTGCTTTATCCGACACTTTGCAGCTCAGCCCGGCCAGTCCGCAACCAAGTGCGGGTAGCCTGAAATCAGGGCTCGCAGTCAAATACGCCTTTAAAAATCATGGCAGCTCGCTTGCGGATGCGAAATCGGTTTTGAAAAAGGCGAAACCAGGCACAGCGCTCGTCGGCCTGTCCTATGACGATACGGTAGCTGGGGACAATGTGCTCACAACCGAGCAGTCTGAAAAAATTGCGGCTGCGATTTCTGGATATATCAAATTTCCCTCAGCAGGCACTTACATGCTGGAATTTCTGGCCAATGATGGTCTGGAAATCAGCATTGGCGGACAGCAGGTCGGGCGCTATGACGGCATCCATCCCTGCGGCTATGTTGGTGAGCAGGAAGTTCAAGTGCCGCAAGCCGGATATTACCCGCTTGAAGCGACGTATTTTCAACGCAAGGGAACCGCCTGCCTTTTGATGGAATGGGGCCCTGATAGTGATGGTTTGGAGCAGGTGCCTGATAGTGCATTCTTCCACTGACGTGCGGAGTTATCTATCCTGCTGATTATCTGAGTGCCCGGCTCTTACCTGCGCCTCACAGGTCTGCGACAGCGACTTGCGCTCATCATAGTCGCGCGCCTTCAAGGGCGGGTGATAGTTTATGGACACGTGCCCCTGCCGCGATGACGCCAACACCTTAAGGATATGGGGCCCAAAATCCATATTCCCCCACCACCCATAAAAGCGACGGTCCATGCCGGGCGGCGCGTGATAGGTGACGCTGACGGGTTGCAGGGACAGGACATCCCGCAGTTCCGGGGTGAAGAAGGCAGCGAAAAGG
This genomic interval from Paracoccaceae bacterium contains the following:
- the tsf gene encoding translation elongation factor Ts, producing the protein MAVTASMVKELRDTTGAGMMDAKKALTENDGDMEAAVDWLRTKGLAKAAKKSGRTAAEGLVAVKVEGGHGVAVEVNSETDFVGKNADFQKMVAGIADVALSANDVDALKAADMNGKTVEQTVTDAVAVIGENMSVRRMSTIDGDVVVSYVHNAAAPGMGKIGVLVAMTGGDAAFGKQVAMHIAAVNPASLSEADLDPAVVEKEKQVQMDIARESGKPEQVIEKMIVGRMKKYMSEVTLLNQSFVVNPDLSVGDAAKEAGATITGFVRLEVGEGIEVIKEDFAAEVAKAVKG
- the rpsB gene encoding 30S ribosomal protein S2; protein product: MALPEFTMRQLLEAGVHFGHQTQRWNPRMGPFIYGARNGIHIMDLTQTVPMLDQALQAIRDTVAKGGSILFVGTKRQAQQPIADAAEKCAQYYMNHRWLGGTLTNWQTVSKSINRLKNIDEQSENGFAGLTKKERLGMERDQGKLEASLGGIREMGGRPDLIFVIDVKKEALAIAEANKLGIPVVAVVDTNCPPDGIDYIIPGNDDAARAITLYCDLAARAALDGMSAQLGAAGVDLGAMEEAPVEEAVAEAPAEEAAEAPAAEAQA
- a CDS encoding PA14 domain-containing protein, with product MNFALKSAAVALALLIPSLALSDTLQLSPASPQPSAGSLKSGLAVKYAFKNHGSSLADAKSVLKKAKPGTALVGLSYDDTVAGDNVLTTEQSEKIAAAISGYIKFPSAGTYMLEFLANDGLEISIGGQQVGRYDGIHPCGYVGEQEVQVPQAGYYPLEATYFQRKGTACLLMEWGPDSDGLEQVPDSAFFH